A genomic segment from Paenibacillus sp. FSL K6-1096 encodes:
- a CDS encoding polysaccharide deacetylase family protein — translation MELNIRNLQKRYILIIVLLLLCLPVPLMLKLTKPKLEIIGIDGERITTDAYTVTPEHQLLLSRSIAEQALHARIAMTLPAPLPKGIYYRDQVAVLMYHHLAEQALPLYPGVLTAAQFDEQMQLLKQDGFHVITMKQYRQFMLENAPVPDNAVLLTFDDGYESFYKLAYPILQKYGYTAVNFVIVSDVDHPGPHQVPKLTWAQMREMKRAGMDFYNHTYNLHYYGVVDAEGDKRPAASSLLYIPDENRHELNEEYYRRVTGDLALAERRLKEELGNTDSAIAFPYGSYNDRLLEACDSLGIRLKFNIGLGLSSRMTLNAPRINEGSRTLSPVLAINELKQMKAQPELTVNSVKVPLAGTKPQLGKDRLMVPLAELCKALGVKLYYDNSSNALKLLPGRPGAAVRS, via the coding sequence ATGGAACTAAACATCCGGAATTTGCAGAAGCGTTATATCCTCATTATTGTATTGCTGTTACTCTGTCTGCCTGTTCCCCTTATGCTTAAGCTAACGAAGCCGAAGCTTGAGATCATCGGTATTGACGGTGAACGGATTACTACCGATGCCTATACAGTTACACCAGAGCATCAGCTCCTGCTGTCCCGGAGTATTGCCGAGCAGGCACTTCATGCCCGGATCGCCATGACGCTGCCCGCTCCGCTCCCCAAAGGAATTTACTACAGGGACCAGGTTGCGGTCCTGATGTATCACCATCTTGCCGAACAGGCCCTACCGCTGTATCCCGGCGTCTTGACCGCTGCGCAATTCGATGAACAGATGCAGTTGCTGAAGCAGGACGGTTTCCATGTCATTACGATGAAGCAGTACCGGCAATTCATGCTGGAGAATGCTCCGGTTCCCGACAATGCGGTGCTGCTGACATTCGATGACGGGTATGAGAGCTTCTACAAGCTGGCTTACCCCATTTTGCAAAAATATGGCTACACCGCAGTCAACTTCGTAATTGTCTCCGACGTGGACCACCCCGGCCCGCATCAGGTGCCTAAGCTGACCTGGGCGCAGATGCGGGAGATGAAGCGCGCCGGAATGGACTTTTATAATCATACTTACAATCTTCATTATTATGGCGTTGTTGATGCAGAGGGCGATAAGCGTCCGGCAGCAAGCTCGCTGCTGTACATCCCGGATGAGAACCGCCATGAGCTGAATGAGGAATATTACCGGAGAGTGACCGGGGACCTGGCTCTGGCCGAACGCAGGCTTAAGGAGGAGCTGGGCAATACGGATTCAGCCATCGCCTTCCCCTACGGCTCCTATAATGACAGGCTGCTGGAAGCGTGCGACTCCCTCGGAATCCGGCTGAAATTCAATATCGGGCTGGGCTTAAGCTCAAGAATGACGCTGAATGCGCCGCGCATTAACGAGGGCAGCCGGACGCTCTCTCCGGTACTGGCCATCAATGAGCTGAAGCAGATGAAGGCGCAGCCCGAGCTGACCGTCAATTCTGTCAAGGTCCCTCTGGCCGGAACGAAGCCGCAGCTGGGCAAGGACCGGCTCATGGTCCCTCTGGCGGAGCTGTGCAAAGCGCTGGGAGTTAAGCTGTATTACGACAACAGCAGCAACGCTCTCAAGCTGCTCCCCGGCCGCCCCGGCGCAGCGGTCAGATCTTAA
- a CDS encoding diguanylate cyclase, producing MPWMQGYPFYLVMGSVLSLYMGIGSYKHRHTPGRSYLWILMLLVSLVFAATAGEILSRSFEAKLWWKNAQQGPLFLSTIFTYAVIKEYVSRSSEGLPGRLLLFCLPVVADVLLICTDSYHHLMRSGVGLATVAGITGIAVEPTVLSMIFIAYDQLFGLYAVYLLAISLLNAPKYHFRHHLLLLLSLLVPVVSVFLLPLLRITLTGFTAFTYLPPIIAAYLTLFRDPRLSLYPLAKNKIFENMKDGIVLTDHYDDIIDVNRAAGEMLGELAEEQPEAWMGASIRPLLRRYGQLSEHYMDRREGQFEIEPPGRDGLCYGVALIAMERERTKSAGMLIVLTDLSEKKRYEQELLYQATVDDLTGLYNRRHFMRLVQNYSLQLGAGMALLLFDIDDFKCINDTYGHMAGDQALMDLSGRIMQIYHNKGIAGRVGGEEFAVCFFADSEAAALKEAESFRTAMSGHTVKLDGGYAIRLTVSIGIAFTDRKDVTFEDLYREADEALYQSKAAGKNRVTLGRQPVARETVKI from the coding sequence ATGCCGTGGATGCAGGGTTATCCGTTCTATCTCGTAATGGGCAGTGTTCTAAGTCTCTATATGGGCATTGGCTCTTACAAGCACCGCCACACTCCGGGAAGAAGCTATTTATGGATCTTGATGCTGCTGGTCAGTCTGGTGTTTGCCGCCACGGCAGGAGAGATTCTGTCCCGCTCCTTCGAGGCCAAGCTCTGGTGGAAGAATGCGCAGCAGGGGCCGCTTTTTCTGAGCACCATCTTCACTTATGCTGTAATCAAAGAGTATGTCTCGCGCTCCTCTGAAGGTCTGCCGGGGAGGCTGCTTCTGTTCTGTCTGCCGGTTGTGGCCGATGTGCTGCTGATCTGCACGGACTCCTATCACCATCTGATGCGCAGCGGGGTTGGACTGGCTACCGTAGCGGGAATCACCGGAATTGCCGTGGAGCCTACGGTCTTAAGTATGATCTTCATTGCCTATGACCAGCTGTTCGGGCTGTATGCCGTCTATCTGCTGGCCATCTCCCTTCTCAACGCGCCCAAATATCACTTCCGCCATCATCTGCTGCTGCTGCTCAGCCTGCTGGTGCCGGTCGTTTCCGTCTTCCTGCTGCCGCTGCTGCGGATTACCCTTACAGGCTTCACCGCATTCACTTATCTGCCTCCCATCATCGCCGCCTACCTCACCTTGTTCCGTGATCCCAGACTCTCCCTATATCCGCTGGCCAAGAATAAAATCTTCGAGAATATGAAGGACGGCATTGTGCTGACCGACCACTATGACGACATTATTGATGTTAATCGGGCGGCGGGAGAGATGCTCGGCGAGCTGGCGGAGGAGCAGCCGGAAGCCTGGATGGGCGCAAGCATCCGGCCGCTGCTCCGCCGGTACGGGCAGCTCTCGGAGCATTACATGGACCGGAGGGAAGGGCAGTTCGAAATCGAGCCTCCCGGGAGGGACGGCTTATGCTACGGTGTGGCCCTCATCGCGATGGAACGGGAGAGGACGAAGAGTGCGGGGATGCTGATTGTACTCACGGACCTTAGCGAGAAGAAAAGATACGAGCAGGAGCTGCTGTACCAGGCAACGGTGGATGATCTGACCGGGCTGTATAACCGCAGGCACTTCATGCGGCTGGTGCAGAATTATTCCCTCCAGCTTGGAGCAGGCATGGCCCTGCTGCTGTTCGATATCGATGATTTCAAATGCATTAACGATACATACGGGCATATGGCCGGGGATCAGGCACTCATGGACCTGTCCGGGCGGATTATGCAGATTTATCATAATAAAGGGATTGCCGGCCGGGTCGGCGGCGAAGAATTCGCGGTCTGCTTCTTTGCCGATAGCGAGGCTGCGGCCCTGAAGGAGGCTGAGAGCTTCCGCACCGCCATGAGCGGGCATACCGTCAAGCTGGACGGGGGCTATGCCATCCGGCTTACGGTCAGCATCGGCATTGCTTTCACAGACCGGAAGGACGTCACCTTCGAGGATTTGTACCGCGAGGCGGACGAGGCCCTGTACCAGTCCAAGGCTGCCGGGAAGAACCGGGTCACCCTGGGCCGCCAGCCCGTGGCCCGCGAGACGGTTAAGATCTGA
- a CDS encoding type B 50S ribosomal protein L31 — protein sequence MKQGIHPKFQQVIFFDASVGYKFLSSSTKSSGETMEWEDGNTYPVIRVDSSSASHPFYTGKQRDTETGGRVDKFKQRLAQKK from the coding sequence ATGAAACAAGGCATTCACCCTAAGTTCCAACAGGTTATTTTCTTCGATGCCAGCGTGGGCTACAAGTTCCTTAGCTCCTCCACCAAGTCATCCGGTGAAACAATGGAATGGGAAGACGGCAACACTTACCCGGTGATCCGTGTAGACTCCAGCTCTGCATCCCACCCGTTCTACACAGGCAAACAAAGAGATACCGAAACTGGCGGCCGTGTTGACAAGTTCAAACAACGTCTTGCCCAGAAGAAATAA
- a CDS encoding diguanylate cyclase, whose protein sequence is MRRNRSSLASDLGFLAFLVLIFACIVYIAGSPDRYVQNIIILNVSFILALVTYFTTVTAGLTLNLAFIFGYGFFVVYQTVSQGASIGVDTYFWLIMTPLLTVVLWVFTSHTRELQEENERLLKRTANLAAVDENTDLRNSISFQKDASLFTGISTRYHIPLTLLVVKVKYWSEIRRLIPEEQLSEAIYDVSQLSQSSIRTNDALYLLDKEDATWGLLLFTDREGAKIVIERIKQRLQHLNDTEFSGKYKVNLGLKIGAVEYEAEKIENPLDFIVQAKKQLEYDV, encoded by the coding sequence GTGAGACGTAACCGCAGCAGTCTGGCCTCGGATCTCGGCTTCCTGGCGTTTCTGGTCCTGATCTTCGCCTGCATCGTCTACATCGCGGGCTCTCCGGACCGCTACGTTCAGAATATTATTATTCTTAATGTATCGTTCATCCTGGCCCTGGTCACGTATTTCACCACGGTCACCGCCGGACTTACACTAAATCTGGCGTTCATCTTCGGCTACGGCTTCTTCGTCGTCTACCAGACGGTATCCCAAGGCGCGTCCATCGGGGTCGATACGTACTTCTGGCTGATTATGACCCCGCTGCTTACAGTAGTGCTCTGGGTCTTCACCTCCCATACCCGCGAGCTGCAGGAGGAGAATGAACGGCTGCTGAAGCGGACGGCCAACCTGGCGGCTGTGGATGAGAATACGGATCTGCGCAACAGCATTTCTTTTCAGAAGGATGCCAGCCTGTTCACCGGAATCTCGACCCGTTACCATATTCCGCTGACCCTGCTGGTCGTGAAGGTGAAGTACTGGAGCGAGATCCGCCGCCTGATCCCGGAGGAGCAGCTCTCGGAGGCGATCTACGATGTGTCCCAGCTCAGCCAGTCCAGTATCCGTACCAATGATGCGCTGTATCTGCTGGACAAGGAGGATGCCACGTGGGGGCTGCTGCTGTTCACAGACCGCGAGGGCGCCAAAATTGTCATTGAGCGGATCAAGCAGCGGCTGCAGCATCTGAATGACACGGAATTCTCCGGCAAATACAAGGTCAATCTGGGCCTGAAGATCGGCGCGGTGGAATATGAGGCGGAGAAAATCGAGAACCCGCTCGACTTCATCGTCCAGGCCAAAAAACAGCTGGAATACGATGTGTAA
- a CDS encoding cellulose biosynthesis cyclic di-GMP-binding regulatory protein BcsB → MTTKRIITMLLCLAILLVQLPAPAAAALPGEAGQTYETSFTGSEISLRGSSSQQQYFTVMKYWDVEQVTVNLHYQSSQLNEDTRSSVTLSLNGIPFYSFRPSRDSNGQQSLSITAPKGFLKEGSNTLSIQGSLRTDSGEYQLCSMDDEQDSWLHLFNTSNIAVRYTAKPITGGIEDFSARFSGMDTVREGQSLLAVPQKASGAELESATYALAGFAKGNTLNDRTILLLPYREDTAADKEAVVLVAMYDHLPDRIKKLVSTENDLSKYAVIELVNKESQPTLVVTSKDESLLIKAGRLLASRTLVSQLSQDRKVVSDATDVAEAAPPISTNITFTETGDKLTGPNHQEQTYFVSLPSNRSIADDGRISLDFRYAQNLDFNRSLVTVSINDTPIGSKKLTKELANGDVLNLNVPQSLNISGNFTVTVAFDLELASVLCTPNREQMPWAYISKESAMRLNTKDRTDLLLGNYPYPFLRDGIFNRLAVVLPQERDDYTYRSLGNLLNMLGQYAEGNTGDVHYYNDNATADNLKDNNIIAIGTYKNNKVIRDNNDKLFFKFSKDGSTLLSNEKLAIEQQYGAGIGTLQLLESPYESGRGLLAVTAVSSESNFIVSKLIGTEKDRWKVYGDGVVADKDGTVQAYRFKTISGAASSSLVSKALERTDVLGFVTAAVMIVALVIVSLLLLYRKHKKKRGDQA, encoded by the coding sequence ATGACGACAAAACGGATCATAACAATGCTGCTCTGCCTTGCCATCCTCCTCGTCCAGCTTCCGGCACCGGCAGCGGCAGCTCTCCCGGGTGAAGCCGGGCAGACCTATGAAACCTCGTTCACCGGCAGCGAAATCTCGCTGCGGGGCTCAAGCTCCCAGCAGCAATACTTCACGGTCATGAAGTATTGGGATGTGGAGCAGGTGACGGTTAATCTGCATTATCAGTCCTCCCAGCTGAATGAGGATACCCGCTCCAGCGTTACGCTGTCGCTGAACGGCATCCCGTTCTACTCGTTCCGGCCGTCCCGTGACAGTAACGGACAGCAGAGCCTGAGCATCACCGCCCCCAAGGGCTTCCTGAAGGAGGGCAGCAACACGCTGAGCATCCAGGGCAGCCTGAGAACAGACTCGGGCGAGTATCAATTATGCAGTATGGATGATGAGCAGGACAGCTGGCTGCATCTGTTCAATACCTCCAATATTGCGGTGAGATACACAGCAAAGCCGATTACCGGGGGAATTGAGGATTTCAGCGCCAGATTCTCGGGAATGGATACGGTGAGAGAGGGGCAGAGCCTGCTGGCTGTGCCGCAGAAGGCCAGCGGGGCGGAGCTGGAGAGTGCCACCTATGCCCTTGCAGGGTTTGCCAAAGGCAACACGCTGAATGACCGGACCATCCTGCTGCTGCCTTACCGTGAGGACACCGCAGCAGATAAGGAGGCTGTTGTGCTGGTTGCCATGTATGATCATCTCCCGGACCGGATCAAAAAGCTGGTAAGCACAGAGAATGATCTTAGCAAGTATGCGGTTATCGAGCTGGTGAACAAGGAGTCACAGCCAACGCTGGTTGTGACCTCCAAGGATGAGAGCCTGCTGATCAAGGCCGGCAGGCTGCTGGCGAGCAGAACGCTGGTAAGCCAGCTCAGCCAGGACCGGAAGGTTGTGAGTGATGCCACCGATGTGGCCGAGGCCGCACCGCCGATCAGCACGAACATCACCTTCACGGAGACAGGGGATAAGCTGACCGGGCCGAATCATCAGGAGCAGACCTATTTCGTGTCCCTGCCGTCCAACCGCTCCATTGCGGATGACGGGCGGATCAGCCTGGACTTCCGTTATGCACAGAACCTGGACTTCAACCGCTCTCTGGTAACGGTCAGTATCAACGATACGCCGATCGGCAGCAAGAAGCTGACGAAGGAGCTGGCGAACGGGGATGTCCTGAATCTGAATGTGCCGCAGAGCCTGAACATCTCCGGCAACTTCACGGTGACGGTCGCCTTCGACCTGGAGCTGGCAAGCGTGCTCTGCACACCGAACCGGGAGCAGATGCCATGGGCCTATATCAGCAAGGAATCGGCGATGCGCCTGAATACGAAGGACCGCACCGATCTGCTGCTGGGCAATTACCCGTATCCGTTCCTGCGTGACGGTATCTTCAACCGGCTCGCGGTGGTGCTGCCGCAGGAGCGGGATGATTACACCTACCGGAGCCTGGGCAACCTCCTGAACATGCTGGGCCAATATGCCGAAGGAAATACCGGGGATGTCCACTACTATAACGACAACGCAACCGCGGACAATCTGAAGGACAACAACATCATTGCCATCGGGACCTATAAGAACAACAAGGTTATCCGCGACAATAATGACAAGCTCTTCTTCAAGTTCAGCAAAGACGGTTCTACCCTCCTGTCCAACGAAAAGTTAGCGATTGAGCAGCAGTACGGCGCCGGAATAGGCACCCTGCAGCTGCTGGAATCGCCTTACGAGAGCGGACGCGGCCTGCTGGCGGTGACAGCGGTAAGCTCCGAGAGCAACTTCATCGTCTCCAAGCTGATCGGCACCGAGAAGGACCGGTGGAAGGTATACGGTGACGGGGTGGTGGCGGACAAGGACGGCACCGTCCAGGCGTACCGCTTCAAGACCATCTCCGGCGCGGCAAGCAGCTCACTGGTCTCGAAGGCGCTGGAGCGTACGGATGTGCTGGGCTTCGTGACTGCGGCGGTTATGATCGTTGCGCTGGTGATCGTATCCCTGCTGCTGCTCTACCGCAAACATAAGAAGAAGCGGGGTGATCAAGCGTGA